In Nitrosophilus labii, the following proteins share a genomic window:
- the recJ gene encoding single-stranded-DNA-specific exonuclease RecJ, with protein MERLTKTKIYDILRKRFQEGFLKLSSLPSPDSLKDVEKAAKRVAKAIKNREKIAVVGDYDVDGVVSTAIMKEFFSYINYPVTIKIPNRFKDGYGITKELVKNIDAEVIITVDNGISAVEAAEYCLERGIDLIITDHHTPPENLPNAYAIINPKQSMCSFKYEEICGAQVAWFFIAQLKKELRLNLDMKIFLDLLSIAIIADVMPLRHINRVLVQAGLKYFEISERPAIKFLRKTLKKSSFNSEDIGFTIAPVLNSAGRMDSAVLALDFLTSKDFFESSILYGRLLALNSERKSEEKRVFNEAKLHEKESSKIIVAAGDDWHEGVVGIVASRLVDRFKKPAIILTKTGEFYKGSGRSFANIDLYSLLDKNRYLLHRFGGHKKAAGLSLAKTNLPGLIDGLNKEIESVPKEDWIEGTNVLGELPFEEVDWELIDIIDKFAPYGESNPMPKFAALNVEVADFREVGENGEHLLMTLRQKNRVFKAIKFRNSVKLNKDSIDIVYYPQKNIFNNNIYIQLNILKIS; from the coding sequence ATGGAAAGACTTACAAAAACTAAAATATACGATATATTAAGAAAGAGATTTCAAGAGGGCTTTTTAAAACTCTCCTCTTTGCCTTCTCCTGATAGTTTGAAAGATGTGGAAAAAGCTGCAAAAAGAGTGGCTAAAGCTATAAAAAATAGAGAAAAGATAGCGGTTGTAGGAGATTATGATGTTGACGGGGTAGTCTCTACGGCTATTATGAAGGAGTTTTTTTCATATATTAACTACCCTGTGACGATAAAAATTCCAAACAGATTCAAGGATGGATACGGTATAACTAAAGAGCTTGTTAAAAACATTGATGCTGAGGTTATTATAACAGTTGATAACGGTATTAGTGCTGTAGAAGCTGCCGAATATTGCTTGGAAAGGGGAATAGACTTAATAATCACAGATCATCATACTCCACCTGAAAACCTTCCTAACGCATATGCCATAATAAATCCAAAACAGAGTATGTGTAGTTTTAAATATGAAGAGATTTGCGGCGCTCAAGTTGCCTGGTTTTTTATTGCTCAGTTAAAAAAAGAGTTGAGACTCAATTTAGATATGAAAATTTTTTTAGATCTTTTAAGTATAGCGATAATTGCAGATGTTATGCCTCTTAGACATATAAATAGAGTACTAGTCCAAGCAGGGCTTAAATATTTTGAAATTAGTGAAAGACCGGCAATAAAGTTTTTGCGAAAGACATTGAAAAAGAGTAGTTTTAACTCTGAAGATATAGGTTTTACAATAGCTCCGGTATTAAATAGTGCAGGAAGAATGGATAGTGCAGTACTGGCTCTAGATTTTTTGACCTCTAAAGATTTTTTTGAAAGCTCAATTCTTTATGGAAGACTACTTGCGCTTAATAGTGAACGAAAGAGTGAGGAGAAAAGAGTTTTTAATGAAGCAAAGTTGCATGAAAAAGAGAGTTCGAAGATTATAGTTGCTGCTGGAGATGATTGGCACGAAGGCGTTGTTGGTATAGTTGCATCTAGACTTGTGGATAGATTTAAAAAGCCAGCTATTATTCTAACTAAAACTGGAGAGTTTTATAAAGGTAGTGGACGAAGTTTTGCAAATATAGATCTCTATTCGCTTTTAGATAAAAATAGATATCTGCTTCATAGATTTGGTGGGCACAAAAAAGCGGCAGGATTATCTTTGGCCAAAACAAATCTTCCGGGTTTAATAGATGGACTAAATAAAGAGATAGAGAGTGTTCCAAAAGAGGACTGGATAGAAGGCACTAACGTATTGGGAGAGCTTCCTTTTGAAGAGGTAGATTGGGAGCTTATAGATATAATAGATAAGTTCGCCCCTTACGGTGAAAGCAACCCTATGCCCAAATTTGCCGCTTTGAATGTTGAAGTGGCCGATTTTAGAGAAGTTGGAGAAAACGGAGAACATCTTCTAATGACTCTAAGGCAAAAAAATAGAGTTTTTAAAGCTATAAAATTTAGAAATAGTGTTAAATTAAATAAAGATAGTATAGATATAGTCTATTATCCTCAAAAAAATATATTTAACAACAACATTTATATACAGTTAAATATTTTGAAAATCTCTTAA
- a CDS encoding CTP synthase, which yields MTKYIFVTGGVLSSLGKGISSASIGTLLKHSGLRVSILKIDPYINVDPGTMSPLEHGEVFVTADGAETDLDIGHYERFLNVKLSKKNNFTTGQVYLSVIKRERQGDYLGKTIQVVPHIVDEIKNRIKKAGKGHDVLIVELGGTVGDIEGLPFLEAIRELTHEFGPHKAYNIHVTLVPYIKAAGELKTKPTQHSVQELRRIGITPDMIIARCEKPLPKELKDKIARSCGIDIHAVIEARDAETIYKVPLNFLRENILYPISRQFKLRELHPDMDSWDILVKKIIAPKDEVTIAFVGKYLGLKESYKSLTEALVHAGANLDTKVNIKWIDSELIESEGSEKLLKDVEGILVAGGFGERGVEGKIEAIRYARENKIPYLGICLGMQLSIIEFARNVLGIAEANSMEFDKDTKYPFIYLIDEFIDQSGQKQIRTHTSPMGGTMRLGEYACKVKPETKLWEAYEHQDIIYERHRHRYEANTKYRKLLEDAGMIVSGESEEGLIEAVEIKEHPWFVGVQFHPEFTSHLQNPNPLIKAFIDNSMKNRESF from the coding sequence ATGACAAAATATATTTTCGTTACCGGTGGAGTTTTAAGTTCGCTTGGAAAGGGGATTTCTAGTGCAAGTATAGGAACTCTTTTGAAACACTCCGGACTTAGAGTATCTATATTAAAAATAGATCCTTATATAAATGTAGATCCGGGAACAATGAGTCCGTTAGAGCACGGTGAGGTTTTTGTAACGGCTGACGGTGCGGAGACAGATCTGGATATCGGACACTATGAGAGATTTTTAAACGTAAAACTTTCCAAAAAAAACAACTTTACAACTGGGCAGGTATATTTGTCTGTTATCAAAAGAGAGAGACAAGGCGATTATCTAGGTAAAACTATACAGGTCGTTCCACATATAGTAGATGAGATAAAAAACAGAATAAAAAAGGCCGGGAAAGGACACGATGTTCTTATAGTTGAACTTGGAGGGACGGTCGGAGATATTGAAGGTTTGCCTTTTTTAGAAGCGATAAGAGAGTTAACTCATGAGTTTGGACCCCATAAAGCATACAACATACATGTTACTTTAGTACCTTATATAAAAGCTGCGGGAGAACTTAAAACTAAGCCGACACAGCATAGTGTACAAGAACTTAGACGTATAGGTATAACTCCAGATATGATTATAGCTAGATGCGAAAAACCGTTGCCTAAAGAACTTAAAGATAAAATTGCAAGAAGCTGTGGTATAGATATCCATGCGGTTATAGAGGCAAGAGATGCGGAAACTATCTATAAAGTGCCTCTAAATTTCTTGAGAGAAAATATTTTATATCCAATCTCTAGGCAGTTTAAGCTTAGGGAACTTCATCCAGATATGGATTCTTGGGACATACTTGTTAAAAAGATAATTGCCCCTAAAGATGAAGTTACCATTGCTTTTGTCGGAAAATATCTAGGACTCAAAGAATCTTACAAGTCTTTAACCGAAGCTTTGGTTCATGCAGGCGCTAATCTAGATACTAAAGTAAATATAAAATGGATCGATAGTGAATTGATAGAGTCCGAAGGTAGCGAAAAGCTTTTAAAAGATGTTGAAGGTATACTTGTGGCTGGAGGCTTTGGGGAAAGAGGAGTAGAAGGAAAGATAGAAGCAATTAGATATGCGAGAGAAAACAAGATCCCTTATCTTGGAATATGTCTTGGGATGCAACTATCTATAATAGAGTTTGCAAGAAATGTTTTAGGGATTGCCGAGGCCAACTCTATGGAGTTCGATAAAGATACAAAATATCCTTTTATCTATCTTATAGATGAGTTTATAGATCAGTCCGGGCAAAAGCAGATTAGAACGCATACTTCTCCAATGGGGGGAACGATGAGGCTTGGAGAGTATGCTTGTAAAGTAAAGCCTGAAACTAAACTTTGGGAAGCTTATGAACATCAAGATATTATTTATGAAAGACATAGACACAGATATGAAGCAAACACAAAATACAGAAAACTTCTTGAAGATGCGGGAATGATTGTGAGCGGTGAGAGTGAAGAGGGGCTTATAGAAGCGGTTGAGATAAAGGAACATCCTTGGTTTGTCGGAGTTCAGTTTCATCCTGAATTTACATCTCATCTTCAAAACCCAAATCCATTAATCAAGGCTTTCATAGATAACTCTATGAAAAATAGAGAATCCTTTTGA
- a CDS encoding aldo/keto reductase, with product MEYRYIGKSGLRVTTICLGTMTFGSSTTKEEAFIIMDKAYDFGINFFDTAELYPVPPDSKYAGVTEEIVGEWMKTKPRDSIILATKVAGAASGWFVPPIRHGLTAMDRFHIKRAVEGSLKRLKTDYIDLYQMHWPDTIVPIEETMRAFDDLVREGKVRYIGTSNDTAYGLTKSLMVSKYEGLVRFESIQNNFSILNPRFFDELETVCRKENVSLLPYSPIAGGILSGKYNQKFIPEDARFSNYIKHPNRRVRVHAKRFYNEKTLKATEMFLEVAKKYDINPVTLAVAYSKHFDFVASTIIGARKVEQLDESLKAVDIKLNRDILKDIKRVQESILYPMG from the coding sequence ATGGAATATAGATATATAGGTAAAAGTGGACTTAGAGTAACTACTATTTGTTTGGGAACAATGACCTTTGGCTCCTCAACAACAAAGGAGGAGGCTTTTATAATAATGGACAAAGCGTACGATTTTGGTATAAACTTTTTTGATACGGCAGAGCTTTACCCTGTTCCTCCAGATAGCAAATATGCTGGGGTAACGGAGGAGATAGTTGGTGAATGGATGAAAACCAAACCAAGAGATTCCATTATACTTGCGACTAAAGTAGCTGGTGCAGCAAGCGGATGGTTTGTCCCACCTATTAGACACGGACTTACCGCAATGGATAGATTTCATATAAAAAGGGCTGTTGAGGGTAGTTTAAAAAGATTAAAAACAGATTATATTGACCTATATCAGATGCATTGGCCGGACACTATAGTGCCTATTGAAGAGACAATGAGAGCTTTTGATGACTTAGTAAGAGAGGGTAAAGTTAGATATATAGGTACTTCGAATGATACTGCTTATGGACTTACAAAATCTTTGATGGTATCAAAATATGAAGGTTTGGTTAGATTTGAGTCAATCCAAAACAATTTTAGCATACTAAATCCTAGATTTTTTGATGAACTAGAGACGGTATGCAGAAAGGAAAATGTATCTTTGCTTCCTTATTCTCCTATTGCAGGAGGGATTTTAAGCGGTAAATATAACCAAAAATTTATACCCGAAGATGCTAGATTTAGCAACTACATAAAACATCCAAACAGAAGAGTAAGAGTACACGCTAAAAGATTTTACAACGAAAAGACCCTAAAAGCTACCGAGATGTTTTTGGAAGTTGCTAAAAAGTACGATATAAATCCTGTAACTTTAGCTGTAGCCTACTCCAAACATTTTGATTTTGTCGCTTCTACCATTATTGGAGCAAGGAAAGTAGAGCAGTTAGACGAGTCGCTTAAAGCTGTGGATATAAAACTTAATCGTGATATACTCAAAGATATAAAAAGAGTGCAAGAGAGTATTCTTTATCCGATGGGGTAA
- the ccoG gene encoding cytochrome c oxidase accessory protein CcoG: MATVSVGAESKKNKAKEYLKNWIPYRYKRYFFFAFVTVISLVLPWIKINGNHFFLLNFDHKQLHLFFVRFDMQELYLMPFLLWILFFGIFFITTLGGRVWCGWSCPQTIFRVIYRDLIETKLLHLRKRISNKQIEPDMSKFENKIKKVIAILLWSTLAFIAAADFIWYFVPPEDFLQYVQNPGDHPILMGFWIGTALFLIADVVFMKENFCIYICPYARVQSVLYDEDTFQTVYDYKRGGRIYDEHGHLIVHNKNELKEQSENAECTLCESCVKVCPTHIDIRKGMQLECINCLECADACTKVMGALGKESLVRWTSYHALETGEKTRVFRFRIVAYIVMLTLAFVALFYMGSKKEHMLLNINRTSQLYKIEQNGVVKNSYVFLFQNTENEKHKYYFEVVDNKDIKIDRPKKPFDVIPGKKVKKVVILYTDKALVKDTKKDTPIPITIRAYAVDDPKISVTRKTIFVFPRWDIYQKKINK; encoded by the coding sequence ATGGCTACAGTATCAGTAGGTGCTGAATCAAAAAAAAATAAAGCAAAAGAGTATCTTAAAAACTGGATACCGTATAGATACAAGCGATACTTCTTTTTTGCTTTTGTTACCGTTATCTCACTAGTTTTGCCGTGGATTAAGATAAATGGCAATCATTTTTTCTTGCTAAACTTTGACCATAAACAGCTACATCTTTTCTTTGTCAGATTTGATATGCAAGAGCTTTATCTTATGCCTTTTTTACTATGGATTCTCTTTTTCGGGATCTTTTTTATTACTACTCTTGGAGGAAGAGTTTGGTGTGGCTGGAGTTGTCCTCAGACTATATTTAGGGTGATCTATAGGGATTTGATAGAGACAAAACTTTTACATCTTAGAAAGAGAATATCAAACAAGCAGATTGAGCCAGATATGAGTAAATTTGAAAATAAAATAAAAAAAGTTATAGCTATTTTACTCTGGTCAACTCTTGCATTTATAGCAGCTGCAGATTTTATTTGGTATTTTGTTCCGCCGGAAGATTTCTTACAATATGTTCAAAACCCGGGTGATCATCCGATACTTATGGGTTTTTGGATCGGTACAGCACTGTTTTTGATAGCCGATGTAGTATTTATGAAAGAAAACTTTTGTATATATATCTGTCCTTATGCAAGGGTCCAGTCGGTACTTTATGATGAAGATACTTTTCAGACGGTATATGATTATAAAAGAGGTGGACGTATATATGATGAACATGGACATTTGATAGTTCATAACAAGAACGAGTTGAAAGAACAGAGTGAAAATGCTGAGTGTACACTATGTGAATCTTGTGTAAAGGTGTGTCCAACTCATATTGATATACGTAAAGGTATGCAGCTTGAGTGTATAAACTGTCTTGAGTGTGCAGATGCTTGTACTAAAGTAATGGGAGCTCTTGGAAAAGAGAGTCTTGTTAGATGGACAAGCTATCATGCATTAGAGACGGGAGAAAAAACAAGAGTATTTAGATTTAGAATCGTTGCTTATATAGTTATGCTAACTCTTGCATTTGTAGCCTTGTTTTATATGGGTAGTAAAAAAGAGCATATGCTTCTTAATATCAATAGAACGAGTCAACTTTATAAGATAGAACAAAATGGGGTAGTGAAAAACTCTTATGTGTTTTTATTTCAAAATACTGAAAATGAAAAACACAAATACTATTTCGAAGTTGTAGACAATAAAGATATAAAAATAGATAGACCTAAAAAGCCGTTTGACGTAATTCCTGGTAAAAAAGTGAAAAAAGTGGTTATATTGTATACTGATAAAGCATTGGTAAAAGATACCAAAAAAGATACGCCTATCCCTATTACTATAAGAGCCTATGCTGTAGATGATCCTAAAATAAGCGTAACCAGAAAGACAATATTTGTATTTCCAAGATGGGATATATATCAAAAAAAAATAAATAAATAA
- the rpsU gene encoding 30S ribosomal protein S21: MPGILVKPNQSFEEAYRLFKKQVDRNLIVTEARARRFYEKPTERRKKEKIAARKKMLKRLYMLRRYESRL; the protein is encoded by the coding sequence ATGCCTGGCATCCTCGTAAAGCCTAACCAGTCGTTTGAGGAGGCTTACAGACTTTTTAAAAAGCAGGTAGATAGAAACCTTATCGTTACCGAGGCAAGAGCAAGAAGATTCTATGAAAAGCCAACGGAACGAAGAAAAAAGGAAAAAATCGCTGCAAGAAAAAAGATGCTCAAACGACTTTATATGCTCAGACGATACGAGTCTCGTCTGTAA
- a CDS encoding M48 family metallopeptidase, protein MNIEYKLYKERRKSLKIFIKDGEVIVKAPNFLFKNEIEDFLKKHLDWIEKRLKEYKKNKKEFIEEEKFLFMGKEYPLKFLKEIETIGDKKNDNERVVFDNAFIVNEKYKYKAKEILIGFYKKEAKEYISKRVEELSKKYDLTYNLIKINSTKRRWGL, encoded by the coding sequence TTGAATATTGAGTATAAGCTCTATAAAGAGAGAAGAAAAAGTTTAAAAATATTTATAAAAGATGGTGAAGTTATTGTAAAAGCTCCAAATTTTTTATTTAAAAATGAGATAGAAGATTTTTTAAAAAAACATTTAGATTGGATAGAAAAGAGATTAAAAGAGTATAAAAAAAATAAGAAAGAGTTTATAGAAGAAGAAAAATTTCTTTTTATGGGAAAAGAGTATCCACTTAAGTTTCTCAAAGAGATTGAAACTATAGGAGATAAAAAAAATGATAACGAAAGAGTAGTTTTTGATAATGCTTTTATAGTAAATGAAAAATATAAATATAAAGCGAAAGAGATATTAATAGGTTTTTATAAAAAAGAGGCTAAAGAGTATATCTCAAAAAGAGTTGAGGAGTTGTCTAAAAAATATGACTTAACGTACAATCTAATAAAAATCAACAGTACAAAAAGAAGATGGGGACTGTAA
- a CDS encoding cytochrome-c peroxidase — protein MKFLKGTLAIAIGLSVSLSASDVLIDKAKEAGLKPIPKEVMELIKTIDNPKNRLTKAKVELGKKLYFDPRLSKSGLISCNTCHNLAIGGDDNVPVATGHKWRGNPHHLNSPTVYNAVFNDRQFWDGRSPDLEDQATGPIQAPPEMDMKAENAVKVVTSIPEYKKAFNEAFPGEEITIKTIGKAIGAFERTLVTPSRYDKFLQGDSSALTKEEKEGLKTFIEVGCVSCHTGIGLGGSMKPFPVAGKYKYDNLGDFKGDKNGMVKVPTLRNILETAPYFHNGATYDIKEAIAIMGETQLGKKLSKKEINSIATFFNALTGKKPKIEYPVLPVETASTPKPNLD, from the coding sequence ATGAAATTTTTAAAAGGTACATTAGCAATAGCTATAGGATTAAGCGTGAGTCTTAGTGCAAGCGACGTTCTTATTGATAAAGCTAAAGAGGCTGGATTGAAGCCTATTCCTAAAGAGGTTATGGAACTTATAAAAACTATTGACAATCCAAAAAACAGACTTACAAAAGCGAAAGTAGAGCTTGGTAAAAAGCTCTATTTTGATCCTAGGCTCTCTAAAAGCGGTCTTATCAGCTGTAACACATGTCACAACTTAGCAATAGGCGGTGATGATAATGTTCCTGTAGCTACTGGTCATAAATGGAGAGGCAATCCTCATCATCTAAATTCACCTACAGTTTATAACGCCGTATTTAACGATAGACAGTTTTGGGACGGAAGAAGTCCCGATCTTGAAGATCAAGCGACAGGTCCAATACAAGCTCCGCCTGAAATGGATATGAAAGCTGAAAATGCGGTAAAAGTTGTAACATCAATTCCAGAATATAAAAAAGCTTTTAATGAGGCTTTTCCTGGCGAAGAGATAACTATAAAAACTATAGGTAAAGCTATAGGGGCTTTCGAGAGAACTTTAGTTACTCCAAGCAGATATGATAAGTTTTTGCAAGGTGACAGTAGTGCATTAACTAAAGAGGAAAAAGAGGGTCTTAAAACATTTATAGAAGTGGGATGTGTAAGTTGCCATACAGGAATCGGTCTTGGCGGAAGCATGAAACCTTTTCCTGTAGCTGGAAAATATAAGTATGATAATTTGGGTGATTTTAAAGGGGATAAAAATGGGATGGTAAAAGTCCCAACTCTTAGAAATATCTTAGAAACAGCACCATATTTTCATAACGGTGCAACTTATGATATAAAAGAGGCTATAGCTATAATGGGCGAAACTCAACTTGGTAAAAAACTTAGTAAAAAAGAGATCAACTCAATTGCTACATTCTTCAATGCTTTAACGGGTAAAAAACCAAAAATAGAATATCCCGTGCTTCCAGTTGAGACGGCTTCTACTCCAAAACCTAATTTAGATTGA
- a CDS encoding NAD(P)/FAD-dependent oxidoreductase — MKKVTVLGGGIAGVEAAIWLRKEGFKVDLVSPRPYLYIYPISIWVPVRKIEFSDVCIPLEELSKVHGFNWIEDEVVKIEAKDKRVLGKTGIYEDFEYLVIAMGASKMRYEGEDNYLTICGDPNDAILMRDRLEELISQNEKGKIAVGFGGNPKDSTAVRGGPAFEVIFNIHNYLKEKGVRKDFELTFFATMKEPGKRLGPQALKMMDIFFKKLDIDKQFGKKIKRFEKDGIVFEDDSFLESDMTMFIAAGSGHPVFQNSDLPLSESGFILIDEFGEVKDVPKVYAIGDSAYIEGPDWRAKQGHIAEVKARNCAHNIAVDSGMKMGEKKSYIDHLNILCVMDSGDGAAFVYRDNKRGLMIPMPIFGHWLKKAWGWYFKNSKLNKIPRIPGL; from the coding sequence ATGAAAAAAGTAACCGTTCTTGGCGGCGGAATAGCTGGTGTGGAAGCGGCAATATGGCTAAGAAAAGAGGGATTTAAGGTAGATTTAGTATCTCCTAGACCTTATTTGTATATATATCCCATCTCCATTTGGGTACCTGTACGAAAGATAGAGTTTTCAGATGTCTGTATACCTTTAGAGGAGTTATCAAAAGTTCATGGTTTTAACTGGATAGAGGATGAGGTTGTTAAGATAGAGGCTAAAGATAAAAGAGTGTTGGGTAAAACAGGGATTTACGAGGACTTTGAGTATTTAGTTATAGCTATGGGAGCCTCAAAAATGAGATATGAGGGGGAAGATAACTACCTTACTATTTGCGGTGATCCTAATGATGCTATATTGATGAGAGATAGACTTGAAGAGTTGATTTCACAGAATGAAAAAGGAAAAATAGCCGTAGGATTTGGAGGCAATCCTAAAGATAGCACAGCGGTTAGAGGAGGTCCCGCATTTGAAGTTATTTTCAATATTCATAACTATTTGAAAGAAAAAGGGGTTAGGAAAGATTTTGAATTAACTTTTTTTGCTACTATGAAAGAACCAGGTAAAAGGTTGGGACCACAAGCTCTTAAAATGATGGATATATTTTTTAAAAAGTTAGATATTGATAAACAATTTGGTAAAAAGATAAAAAGATTTGAAAAAGATGGGATTGTTTTTGAAGATGACTCATTTTTAGAGTCAGATATGACTATGTTTATTGCCGCTGGTTCGGGACATCCCGTATTTCAAAACAGTGATCTTCCTCTAAGCGAGTCTGGTTTTATTTTGATTGATGAGTTTGGAGAAGTTAAAGATGTTCCAAAAGTATATGCAATAGGAGATAGCGCATATATAGAGGGACCGGATTGGAGAGCTAAACAGGGACATATAGCCGAAGTTAAAGCTAGAAATTGCGCACACAATATCGCTGTAGATAGCGGGATGAAGATGGGTGAGAAAAAGAGTTATATAGATCATCTAAATATTTTATGCGTTATGGATAGCGGAGATGGTGCGGCATTTGTTTACAGAGATAATAAAAGGGGTTTAATGATTCCTATGCCTATTTTCGGACACTGGCTGAAAAAAGCGTGGGGATGGTATTTTAAAAATTCAAAGCTAAATAAAATCCCAAGAATACCCGGACTATAA
- a CDS encoding recombinase family protein, protein MNYVYLRTQNSNYSIAVQENSIDEYVLRNNLIIDEKKVEVTPYSQSIDDRKDFIEFLQSLKDGDKLFIYDLSVFSMKVGEIVKILNCIFKKDIDIFISRFNIKLNYNTQSKIIIYLLNEVRENCKKIKKRSTGRPKGSLSKSKYDMYREKIITLLKEGKSVNEISKILNVSRSSLRDYISSRNLKELAATEGEVKREGEIFILPKSECKILRNSNKG, encoded by the coding sequence ATGAATTATGTTTATTTAAGAACTCAAAATAGTAACTACTCTATCGCGGTTCAAGAAAATAGTATCGATGAATATGTGTTAAGAAACAATTTAATCATTGATGAAAAAAAAGTAGAAGTCACTCCTTATTCACAAAGCATAGATGATAGAAAGGATTTTATAGAGTTTTTACAATCACTTAAAGATGGAGACAAACTCTTTATTTACGATTTATCTGTATTTAGTATGAAAGTTGGTGAAATTGTAAAGATATTAAACTGTATTTTCAAAAAGGATATAGATATTTTTATAAGTAGATTTAATATAAAACTAAATTATAATACACAATCTAAAATAATAATCTATCTTTTAAACGAAGTTAGAGAAAACTGCAAAAAGATCAAAAAAAGAAGTACAGGAAGACCGAAAGGAAGTCTTTCAAAATCTAAGTATGATATGTATAGAGAAAAAATTATAACTCTTTTAAAGGAGGGGAAAAGTGTTAATGAAATTTCAAAAATTTTAAACGTAAGCAGATCGTCTCTTAGAGACTATATCAGTTCTAGAAACTTAAAAGAGCTTGCTGCTACAGAGGGAGAGGTGAAAAGAGAGGGGGAAATTTTCATTCTACCTAAAAGCGAATGTAAAATATTAAGAAACTCAAATAAAGGATAA
- a CDS encoding NifB/NifX family molybdenum-iron cluster-binding protein — protein MLIALPVKFDKENPPISPLFGHAKYFAFIEDNNIEIKPNPYDGGIKVVEWLLDNGVDTVITQHIGLKPFVILSKEEIKCYYPGEGRVLVKDAVESFKKGNLEQINENNIEKFIRHK, from the coding sequence ATGCTAATAGCTTTACCTGTAAAATTTGACAAAGAAAATCCTCCTATTTCTCCGTTATTTGGACATGCTAAATATTTTGCTTTTATTGAAGATAATAATATTGAAATAAAGCCCAATCCTTATGATGGCGGTATAAAAGTAGTAGAGTGGCTTTTAGATAATGGAGTTGATACTGTTATTACGCAACATATTGGGTTAAAACCTTTTGTGATTTTGTCAAAAGAAGAGATTAAATGTTACTATCCGGGCGAAGGTAGAGTTTTGGTAAAAGATGCCGTTGAGTCTTTTAAAAAAGGAAATCTTGAACAGATAAACGAAAACAATATAGAAAAATTTATAAGACATAAATAA
- a CDS encoding M48 metallopeptidase family protein, whose product MYTPRRWGSCSSKKNLNFSYRLIMAPKDVIDYVIIHELSHLTYMNHSKYFWTLVSKRCPNYIEYEKWLKDNSFKTLFTDN is encoded by the coding sequence ATTTACACTCCCAGAAGATGGGGTAGTTGTAGTTCAAAAAAGAACCTAAACTTTTCATATCGTCTTATAATGGCTCCAAAAGATGTTATAGATTATGTAATTATCCATGAACTATCTCATCTGACATATATGAACCACTCTAAATATTTTTGGACGTTAGTGTCTAAAAGATGTCCAAACTATATCGAGTATGAAAAATGGCTTAAAGATAATAGTTTTAAAACACTTTTTACGGATAACTGA